The following are encoded together in the Lathyrus oleraceus cultivar Zhongwan6 chromosome 3, CAAS_Psat_ZW6_1.0, whole genome shotgun sequence genome:
- the LOC127129110 gene encoding uncharacterized protein LOC127129110, translating into MQKNFITLLVLLSFLSFSSYILSSSSSPATSKHFKIYLEGEEDSPVLPSLVKVDEKYGEGVVVVVDVEEGLAERRMDLETQDYDGTGANRDHEPKPPRV; encoded by the exons ATGCAGAAAAATTTCATAACCCTGCTTGTGCTACTCAGTTTCTTGAGTTTCTCATCATATATTCTCTCTTCCTCTTCTTCACCTGCAACCAGTAAGCATTTCAAAATATATTTGGAAGGTGAAGAAGATTCACCAGTTCTACCTTCTTTAGTTAAG GTGGATGAGAAATATGGTGAGGGAGTGGTGGTGGTAGTTGATGTGGAGGAAGGATTAGCAGAAAGGAGGATGGATTTGGAAACTCAAGACTATGATGGGACAGGAGCAAATAGAGATCATGAGCCTAAACCTCCTAGGGTTTAA
- the LOC127129111 gene encoding uncharacterized protein LOC127129111, producing the protein PYKPPIPYPQRQIKTKDAGQFKKFVDLLKQLNVTIPFTEAITQMPSYIVETVTLTAECSAIIQKMPHKLKDPGSFSIPCHIGKFVIDKALCDLGAGISVMPLSICKKLEMGELRPTKMSVQLADRSVRYPVGILENVPVRIGQFYIPTDFIIMDIREDEVTPIILGRPFLATAGAIIDVKRGRLTFEVGEEKIEFILSKFLKAPAIEDT; encoded by the exons ccttacaaaccacctatcccttatcctcaaaggcaaattaaaaccaaagacgcgggccaatttaaaaaatttgttgacctactgaaacaattaaacgtcaccattccttttacagaagctattacacagatgccctcatat atagttgaaaccgttacactcactgctgagtgtagTGCAATAATCCAGAAAATGCCTCataaacttaaagatcctggtagtttctctataccctgtcatataggaaaatttgtcatagacaaagcgTTGTGtgatttaggagccggtatcagtgttatgcccttatccatatgcaagaaactagaaatgggagaattaagaccaactaaaatgtctgtgcaattagcagatcgttccgttagatatcctgtaggaatccttgaaaatgttcccgtgcgcataggtcaattctacatcccaaccgattttataattatggacataagagaagatgaagttacccccattatattgggaagaccattcttagcaaccgccggtgccatcatagacgtaaaacgaggacgactcactttcgaagtaggagaagagaaaattgagttcattctttccaaatttttgaaagcacctgcaatagaagacaca